A segment of the Parasphingopyxis algicola genome:
ATATTCTCGGTGAGACGGACGACGGCGAAAAGCGCACCAGACGTTCGCCGTCGATCCAGCCGGAAACCGTGATCTATGATGTCGAGCTAACATTGTCTTTGCCGGTCGCAATAAGCGTACGCAGCGGCATAAATGCCATCGCGCATGCGGTGGAAGGGCTCTATGCGCATGATGCCAACCCGGTGAGCACCGTAATGGGGTTAGAAGCGATAAGATTGCTCAAAACCGCTTTGCCCGCGATAGCGAACGATCGAAACGACCTTTCCGCCCGCTCACAAGCATTTCTCGGATCGCATCTCGCCGCCGGCGTACTCGGAATGGTCAGCATGTCGCTACACCACAAGCTCTGCCACATATTGGGAGGAACGTTCGATTTGCCCCATGCTGCGGTGCATAGCATCATGCTCCCATACACGATAGCGTATAATAGCAATGCAGCGAGGGCCGCGCTTGCGCCGCTGGAAAATGTATTCGCTGGCGATATTGCGCGAGGTCTATTCGATCTCAATCGCTCTCTCGAAATCAACGAAACACTTGCAGATTTGAATATGCGGGAAGTCGATATAGACCAAGCAGTAAGAATGGCTTTAGCGAACCCCTATTCTAATCCCGCCGAGCTCGAAGCCTCTGCTCTCCGGACGCTTTTTAAAATGGCAGTCAACGGCGAACCACCTGGACCGTCGTCGAAAGCATCATCGCATTAATTCGGAGCCGTCCAATCAGACACAGGATACTACCATGCCATGCAGTTAATTTTTTTCGACATCGCTTTTCGCTCGAAATCATCCTTTGCGCGATTTCACTGTACGTTAAAACAATTGTAGCGCCTGCTTTTCTCAATGACGTGCCTCCTTAGCGTGGTCCACCGGGTAAGAAAGTAAGGTTCCGACGGTAATGGTCACCATTCTGGGCAGCGCGAGGCAAGATGACTTCTGAGAAAGTCGATAACGCGTTTGCCCGATAAATTTTTGATGAGCACATGACATTATGTTTCTTCCCAGTAGCCGTAGCTTGAAGTTAAAATCATTACCAAAAAGAGGAGAGCAGCCGGACAGTTTCGAAATGGCGATCCGGTCGGTCCAGGAACCCGGACAAAATGAAATTCTCGTCCGAAACCTCTATCTTTTTGTCGAGAGTGCGTTTTCCGATTCAGTCGACAAATTTGAGCCGCATTCAGCTTATTTCTTGGTAGATGAGGTGGTACGCGCACTGGCCATATGCGAAGTCGTCAAAAGCCAGAATCCATTATTTGATGTAGGTAGTCGGATATTTGGATGGTTTGGATTGCAAGAATGGGCGACGGTACGCGATCCCGAAATAGTTTTGCGCGTTAAGGACGGGGATGAGAAAAAACTAATTGAATTGTCCGAAATACGAGATGGATGGGGCGCTTGTTTAGATGCAATCGTGCAGTATTTTCCTCCATCACCCGAGCTCCGAAGGATCGTACGGTTGCATGGAGAAATTGATGGGTGATGCTTGCTCTAAGTGTGAATTCTTGGGCTACGTGCAAAGAAACCATCTCGATAGTGGGCACACATGAGTCCAAACAGTTCGATGACACAGTCAAAACACACCAAGATGTAAGAATGGCGATCACTGTGGGTGCGCAGCACCCTAGCGTGCTCTTAGGCGAACGCCCGCCGCTGGCAGCATGAACCACTGCGCAATGGGAAGGTGCAGACAGCGTGCAGATCGTGGAACGACCACTCGGGACGTTAGCAGAGTTATTTTGAAAGACCCAACTGGAGATTCTAGATGAAAACCCGTGCCGCCGTTGCCTTTGAAGCGAAGAAACCGCTCGAAATAATCGAGTTGGACCTTGAAGGTCCCAAAGCTGGCGAGGTGCTGGTTGAGATCATGGCGACGGGCATTTGCCATACCGACGCCTATACGCTTGACGGGCTGGACAGCGAGGGGCTGTTTCCATCGGTGCTCGGCCATGAGGGCGCTGGAATCGTCCGCGAAGTTGGAGCCGGCGTCGCCAGCGTGAAGCCCGGTGACCATGTCATCCCGCTCTACACGCCCGAATGCCGCCAGTGTAAGAGCTGCCTTTCCGGCAGGACCAATCTGTGCAACGCGATCCGCGCGACCCAGGGCCAGGGTTTGATGCCCGACGGCACCAGCCGGTTCAGTTACAAGGACGAGACGATCTTCCATTATATGGGCTGCTCGACCTTTTCGAATTTTACAGTTCTTCCCGAAATCGCCGTCGCCAAGATTCGCGATGACACGCCTTTTGAGAGCAGCTGTTACATCGGCTGCGGTGTGACCACGGGCGTCGGTGCGGTGACCAACACAGCGAAGGTGGAACCGGGTGCCAACGTTATCGTTTTCGGGCTTGGCGGCATCGGCCTCAACGTACTTCAGGGCGCGCGCATGGTCGGCGCGGACAAGATAATAGGCGTGGACATCAACAACGACCGTGAAGAATGGGGCCGCAAGTTCGGCATGACGCACTTCGTCAATCCAACCAAGGTGGATGGCGATATCGTGCAGCATCTCGTCGAGCTGACCGATGGCGGCGCGGACTATACCTTCGATTGCACGGGCAACACCGATGTGATGCGCACCGCGCTTGAAGCCTGCCATCGCGGTTGGGGCGAAAGCATCATCATCGGCGTGGCGGAAGCTGGTAAGGAAATCGCCACCCGCCCGTTTCAGCTGGTCACCGGGAGGGTCTGGAAAGGTACGGCGTTTGGCGGCGCCAAAGGACGCACCGATGTGCCCAAGATCGTCGACTGGTATATGAACGGCAAGATCGAGATCGATCCGATGATCACCCACAGGCTGAGTCTCGAAGACATCAATAAAGGCTTCGATCTGATGCATGCGGGTGAGAGTATCCGCAGCGTAGTCGTTTACTAAGTTAAGGAACAAACAGATGCCCCAGTTAACGGTGGTAAGTCGAGACGGCGAACAATCGGTTGTCGAGGCCGAAGCCGGCCTTACGATCATGGAAATCATACGCGACAGCGGATTTGATGAACTGCTTGCTCTTTGCGGCGGTTGTTACAGTTGCGCGACGCGCTATGTGTATGTCGACGAAAGCTGGTCAGACCGCCTGCCCGCTATAACCGAGGACGAGAACGACCTTCTCAACAGTTCCGACCATCGCAACGCAACATCCCGCCTTAGCTTGCCAGCTCGTATTTGACGATACGCTGGACGGTTTGCGTGTGAAATCACCCCTTAGGATTAGGCACTATCAGTGCGGAAAATGTAGAGGGGGTGGGCGGCGATCACATTGCTGCAACAGGCGCCCAAAGGCTCACTCGGGCTGTTCGCTGACGTGGCTGGGATCGATGCGGTGCAGGTACTCGCGCAGAGGTCAATTGGGCAATTGAGCGGCAGCTGCCGGTGATAGTTTAAAGGGTGACGTGACATGGTGAAAGTGGTCCGGTTACAAGGTTAGTATTTCCGGCGGATTTTCTTGTGTGAGGAGATACGTCGATGAAGAGAAAGAGATTTTCAACCGAACAGATTGTAGCGGTTCTGAAGTAGGCCGAGCTGGGCCTGCCGGTGGCGGATCTGATCCGCCAGGTCGGCATTATCGAGCAGACATTCTATCGCTGGAAGCGGCAATATGGCGGACTGGAATCGGATCAGGTCCGCGAGTTGAAGCAGGTGACGGAAGAGAATGCGCGGCTCAAGAAGCTGGTTGCGGAGTTGAGCCTCGACAAGGCGGTTCTGCAGGACGTGCTGTCAAAAAAGTTCCCCGGCCAATGTTCATGAAGGAGGTTGTAGCCTATGTCGTGTCTTCACACGGCTACAGCGAGCGCCGGGCCTGCCAGGTGACGCGGCAACATCGCTCGACGCAGCGCAAACCGAGCACGCGCGATCCACGGACCGAACTGCGCCGGCGTATGCACGAGATCGTGGCGACGCGGATCCGATACGGCTATCGGCGCATCCATGTGATGCTGAAGCGCGAAGGCTGGGAGGTAGGCCGTCATGTCGTCTACCGGCTGTATCGTGAGGAACGCTTGGCCCTGCGGGCCAAAGGCCGCGTCGGCGCAAGATGATCGCCCATCGGCAGGCACGCTGTCAGCCGAGCCGGCCCAACGAAGTCTGGAGCCTCTAGGCGGCGTGGACAAATTTGTTGACGTTGGGGTGATCGCTTGATTCAAGGCTGGCTTTTGGAGGCAGGCTTGAGCCGGGGCGATCTTACAGAGTAAGAATGGCGTGTTTTGAGGGACTTGCTACCGATTGATGGATCGAGGCGAGGGCGAGGCAGGCGGCCTGAACAGAACCGGGCTATCATCAACGGGATACTCTGGCGGCTTCGCTGCGGGACGCCCTGGCGCGATGTTCCGCCCAAGTACGGCAACTGGAACACGATCTATCGGCGGTTCAGGCGATGGAGCGAGGCCGGGGTCTGGGAGGCAGTGTCCGTCACACTGGCCGAGATCATGGCGGACAACGGCCATTACAGCATCGATAGCACCACGGTTCGCGCCCATGTCTCGGCGGCGGGCGGAAAAGGGGGGCTCGTCGAAGAGCTCTTGGCCGCTCGCGGGGTGGGTTCACCAGTAAACTTCACTGTCTGGTTGATCGACGACGGCGCCCGCTCGCCTTCCACCTGACAGAGGGCGAAGCGGCCGATTGCAAGGCCTATGACACCCTGATCGCCATGCCGGAGCAGCCACCGGAAGCATTCCTGGCTGACAAGGGATACGATGCCGATGCCATCCGCACCGACCTTGCTAGTCGCAATATACAGGCCGTCATTCCCGGGCGGTCAAACCGCCGGATCAAGATCGACTATGATCGCGAACTCTACAAGCAGCGCAACCAAATCGAACGCTTCTTCGGACGCCTGAAAATCAACCGGGCAATCGCAACACGCTACGATCAACTCGCCGAAAGCTTCCTCTCAATGGTACATATCGCTTCAGCAAGATACTGGCTCAAATTTGTCCACGCCGCCTAGCAAATATTACCTATGCCGACTCAAAAGATTCGGGCAAAAAGTCAGATGTGCTCGTGATGAAGAATATTGGATCACAATCTGTATAATTGGATATATCATCTGCGACTTTTTTCATATATTCACTATCCCTGAGCTTATAAAAACCCTCAAGTTGATCTGCATTATCAAAGTAAACTGTTCCGATACAATGAAAAGCTTCAGATGTATCCCCTGGAACCGGCTTACTTATTGAAAGCCGATTGAATTGAGTAAACCTATTGAGTGCTTTGATCGACATTGGTACGTGCACTTTTATATAGTGGCCCCAGTCGAAGAAACCGCGCTCGGATTTCGGGTAAATTACATGCATTTTGTACATATCGGCCTCTGGGTTTATCGCTCTAATAACTGTCTGGCTGATCAAGGTGTGAGCCTGCATTCATACTACGCCATTGCGCGGCCATACTTTAGGATAAAGAGTCGGGTCGACGCTGAGTCTGTCCCCGTCCCTAAGCTTAGCGCCTGTCTCTTGCGGAGGTGCAAACTGACGAAACTTGAATCTTACATCATCGCCTGCATATCGGACTGTTATCGCCCTCCTAGTTCTTGTCTTCGATCGGTTTCCACCAGCTCCATGCAACGTTCGGTTGTGGTGCACAACGAGGTCTCCAGGGCTTGGCTTGAACTGAACAATGTCAAAATCTGATTCATTGTTAGCTATGTTGGGAATATCTGCGCCAGTATCGCCTGGCGTGTACGCATCACTAATAAAATAAGGTACCTTATATATTACTTCAGGGTGGTGCGAGCCTCGCAAATACTTGACTGTCCCTACTTCCTCGTCCTCTGAGTCGCATGGCATTCTTATCGCGAGCACTTGGTCGCCGCTTATGTGATCAAACGATTGGTCTTGGTGCCAAGCTGTTTTTTCCCTCGTTAGAGGAGGTTTGGTTATGATTTGGTCGCCATACAAAAAGACTTCTTCCGACTGCAGCAAAATATGCGCCACTTCAACTAGGGGGGATTTAGTACACAACTCGTTTAGAAACGGATTACATCTCCATTTTTCATAGGTTGACGTAAAGTGGCCGTTGCCGTCCGCGCCGATACCATCGTCATATAGCACAGTTTCACGAATTCTGCTGGAGTTGGCAAATTCCGTGCCTGCCTTTAACCTCATCTCTTCAAAATCTGCAGACGCTCCAGATAGATTCTCAATGCCATTTGCGGATTGCCCAAGCTCCGTCAGGTTCAATGTCAATCCTGATGGATTTTCATTCTCCTCATCAATTACGGATGAAAGCCGAGCCGCCCACACAGGGTCAACGATTGCCCGGAGCCACACGACCCCATCTTTGTTGAATGCCCGTATTTCGGCTTGAGAAATGGTTCGAAGAAGACTGCTATTCATATTTACCTCTCAGTACGCATTAGAATTGGGTCAAAATCTAGTCCTGACTGTCATTGTTGCAGTTCTCGGCTCTCCCCAAGCGGCCTCTACATATCCGATAAATTCTAAATGGTTGTAGCCACTAATGAAATACTGTGTGTCAAATATGTTAGTAACACCGAACACAATCTCTAGATCTTCATCTTTCGAACTAATAGTTACTCCTGCATTTACTATTGAATACCCTGGCTGCATTATCTCGGGTGTATTTCTGGCATCATTGAACACAGTACTTGTGTAATTCCAATCGGCGTGAAATCGTATATCGGCCCAGCTAAGGCGGTCATAAGTGTAATCCACTGCCGCATTTATTGACCACTCAGGGGCATTCTGAAGTTGCGCATCAATAGTGATTTCGGAAGCGTCAGGTCCAACCTCGATGAATCCGGCATCGAGATAACCTATGCCAGCTGAAACTCGTAGGTTACGGTCAATTAG
Coding sequences within it:
- a CDS encoding maleylacetate reductase — translated: MRLNSSRRNRTIAAPDAFSYRALPTRVIFGRGARNEADGELRDLDIRRPFVVASTEQSDTARQFIDEAGLDNAVLHAQARMHTPVVVTDAAHAELDRHGCDGLVAIGGGSAIGLSKALAARTDLPQLILPTTYAGSEMTDILGETDDGEKRTRRSPSIQPETVIYDVELTLSLPVAISVRSGINAIAHAVEGLYAHDANPVSTVMGLEAIRLLKTALPAIANDRNDLSARSQAFLGSHLAAGVLGMVSMSLHHKLCHILGGTFDLPHAAVHSIMLPYTIAYNSNAARAALAPLENVFAGDIARGLFDLNRSLEINETLADLNMREVDIDQAVRMALANPYSNPAELEASALRTLFKMAVNGEPPGPSSKASSH
- a CDS encoding S-(hydroxymethyl)glutathione dehydrogenase/class III alcohol dehydrogenase; protein product: MKTRAAVAFEAKKPLEIIELDLEGPKAGEVLVEIMATGICHTDAYTLDGLDSEGLFPSVLGHEGAGIVREVGAGVASVKPGDHVIPLYTPECRQCKSCLSGRTNLCNAIRATQGQGLMPDGTSRFSYKDETIFHYMGCSTFSNFTVLPEIAVAKIRDDTPFESSCYIGCGVTTGVGAVTNTAKVEPGANVIVFGLGGIGLNVLQGARMVGADKIIGVDINNDREEWGRKFGMTHFVNPTKVDGDIVQHLVELTDGGADYTFDCTGNTDVMRTALEACHRGWGESIIIGVAEAGKEIATRPFQLVTGRVWKGTAFGGAKGRTDVPKIVDWYMNGKIEIDPMITHRLSLEDINKGFDLMHAGESIRSVVVY
- a CDS encoding EthD family reductase — protein: MQAHTLISQTVIRAINPEADMYKMHVIYPKSERGFFDWGHYIKVHVPMSIKALNRFTQFNRLSISKPVPGDTSEAFHCIGTVYFDNADQLEGFYKLRDSEYMKKVADDISNYTDCDPIFFITSTSDFLPESFESA
- a CDS encoding phytanoyl-CoA dioxygenase family protein, encoding MNSSLLRTISQAEIRAFNKDGVVWLRAIVDPVWAARLSSVIDEENENPSGLTLNLTELGQSANGIENLSGASADFEEMRLKAGTEFANSSRIRETVLYDDGIGADGNGHFTSTYEKWRCNPFLNELCTKSPLVEVAHILLQSEEVFLYGDQIITKPPLTREKTAWHQDQSFDHISGDQVLAIRMPCDSEDEEVGTVKYLRGSHHPEVIYKVPYFISDAYTPGDTGADIPNIANNESDFDIVQFKPSPGDLVVHHNRTLHGAGGNRSKTRTRRAITVRYAGDDVRFKFRQFAPPQETGAKLRDGDRLSVDPTLYPKVWPRNGVV